The region aattattataatggAATAGATGGAACTGTAGATGAGGAATATATTAACATGTGTCTAGCCATCATGAAGACAGATTAAGTAATGGATATAATTgtgattttgaattgttttggGTTGCATATTAACTTGAATTTTAAGCAGAGAATATATGACACAGAATATTGCCTGTATTATCCAGGAGATGCATAACAGACCATTTACCCTTCTCTGCCCACTTTTCATAAAAAAGagatttgcttttaaaaaccaCACATCTGTTACTCCAGATCGGCATATTGTGGGGGTAAAGTTGTGTTTGAACAATATTTTGCAATAGATTAATGCTAGATTAATGCTTGCTGATGAAAGGACAGCAGTTTCATTGACAGTCTTGAATGGTGAAGTCACATCTATTACTcctagtttttttatttctgaaggtATGCAAAACCAAAAATTATTGCCAtggttcaaaaacattttagccaGTTGATTTGCACCTGCAGTCCCCATCTTCAAAGTCTTTGACCAAAAGACATATCTTTAAATAATGAACCTTCTTCTACCAAATGTAATCAAAGTTAATTTGATTAATCATTTTAgtgtcttttattattattattattagaaatagCCAAGGAATAAGCAGGGTAAATGTACCTAgctaaattttccatttttggcaGAAAGATACGACCCAAAATCGATATATCTCTTCGCATCCAGAAGTCTAACCTTGCATTCCTTAAATTTGGTCCAAATGTTTAgattttcactttcactttttatCCTTGGTTGTATGGATACCGAGATATTacactgttgtttttaatggggATTCCATGAAaggccactagagggcagtcaTAGATTTCCATTCATTCACATTTGTTTAGATTTAAAGTTAATCCggaaattttgaaaaatctaATATATCGCAGCATTTTGTtccttgcattttaaaaatatggcaGTGTCATCTGCCAATTGACTGATGACAATCTGCTCGTCCAAGATCCTTCATTGGGCTATGTCACAGTTCTTAATATAAATAGCTAATAATTCTGCCGCCATCAAAAGTAATAAAGGGGATATTGGGGCCGCCAAAATTTGGTGGTTATTGTTGAAAACAGACTAGAGAGGCCGGCACGCCTTCAATCCCAGAAATAAATCTGAACTACGcatgctgaaggcaaaacattacatttaatgggGAATATCGGAGTTTTGAAGGTACAATAAAAGTTCCCCATATTCTGAAACTCGATTAACGGTGGTTACgcttcatatgaaaagcagattataaataaaatatgtaatatggaATAAAATATGTCAGgctatatttaataaatattttctcaagACTTCTGCACCAAAACAACCATTATTTCACATAGGCTACTGCTCTACAAATTTATGATTTTGAAATTTATGAACACACatctttggttgttaaatcacctcgGTTTTCCACATTGAAGtcaatgggcagcaagctcTTTTGCCTTCAAGCATGCACAGTAGACGCGGTTTCCTGTTGCTTCCAAGAATTCACCGCCCAGCGCCTTCTACCCTCTCCACTACCTATGGTGAGGAGAGCGTTGTCTGCTGTGACATGGGTTCAGTTGTTAGGTGATGTTTTCGCCCGAACAGAAGCAAGCAAGCATTCTGTCAATTGCGCTGCACACCCCAATACACACCCACTTTAACTTCCTATTTCATCTGACCGGCTTTGTCAAGTTTATGCTCATATTTAAgaaggtatttttatttttatttttttttttcaggatacGTTTACACCGAAGGTCTTGATACCCAATTccgatttttttaaaacgtgtcCTATTTTTTTGATCGTCTGTTTACATCTTTTACCAGGTGGTGTAAACATAGCCtaagtgcatttaaaacatgacaaatCCACTACTCATTCAATCCCGCTCAGTTAAGCCATGCTATTATTGCGAAAATGTTGGACTCGTGCATCGTACTTTCTCTTTCGAGCACCAGCGAGCCATTTTACTGCTCTGAACCGATCAATGATATTGTACGAGcttcctggttttattttgtttaattatttcctagttatgaaaaattgaaactggccaataataaataatttctttaattCAGATGGAAGAAAATTACAACAAATTCGAATGAATTTCACTTATTTATGAGATCTGTTCGAACTCAATCGTTGAAAAATGTGACAGCCCAACTCCGTGCCTCCCACAACATCGTGTTAGTAGGCTATATCTTCGTCTTCCATTGCTGTCGTAAACTACGGAAAATGGCAGCCAACATTCACTAGCCACTGGCTATGCCATAGACTGGGGCCTTGCGCTGTGCAACATTGATTCCGAAAAATAGAGCCCTCAGTAGACAATGGTTGTTGAGGTAAGCCAGTTTGGAATTTAAATTTTCAGAAGCAGCTTTGGTTTCAAGAGGTCAATGTAGTACGATTGGCCTTGTCAAATGAATGTGATATTTTGCCTCAAGGTGAAGATTGCACTACTGGCAGGACTTAAAAATAATTGGCTCCAACTTTCCCTGTTTGTTAAAAGCAGGAATAAATTTCCATTTTGTAGTGGTATGCAATAGCTGAGCTGAATTGCCTCCTAATGTACTCATGTTTAGTCTCATTTAGAAGGGGCTGAATTCTTGATTCGGTGATAATATCATGGTTTTAGCCCTGCTTTCAGCAACATAACATTGCCAAAATAATCCTGTCCTTGTAATAAATGAGCCTAACCCCTTCCACGTTTATACTCAACATCGttcaatcagggcaaacattcTCACTCTCTGCTGGGCAAGGTATTTATGATGGTTGAAGGAAAAAGTGTTCTGTTGGTTTTGGAGCCTTGAAGTagaagagttttcctcttcTTGTTTGGATGGTGGTTCATTGGTTGTGTGTTCACAACATCTGAGTTTTTCTAGCTTGCTTCCTCTTGTTCCTGTtgcactgaaacaggaagaggacaaTACTCTGGGGCCAGTTTTGGCTTatcagactctctctctttacttgtaatttcaaattaatgctttttttttgtaaattatacGTAAGGAGCGTAcattcatttatgaatgtataaTTTCTGTTCATTATTCAAATTAGTCTATCAAGTTGTCCacttaataaaatgatttaattttaagACCTAATCAAGAGTTGGTTTTTCGACTCGTTGGTTGATTTTACCATGTTACTGTTCGACAAATCTATCAATGAATTAAAAGATTTAAATTGagattattatttgtaataataatgaatcatttaaattgTCTAATATTTCaatacatgtactgtatctcggagtcttctgttgttgtttgtcCTTTCGGGCCATTTCAGAAGGGTAACCTTTTAAGAGGAGATAATTAATAGCCGACAGAGCTGGATTCAGAGCTTCCACACCCTAAACTTCTACTAAAAATCCTACTGGTCTGACACTACCATCGTAACGAAATGAGCAAGCACATATATTTGGTGATCACAGTTTGCGTGATCACAGTTTGCGTTTTCTTATATCACAGAGGTACAGATGGTCCGAAAAAGGTTGAACTCCCATGATATTTTACTGTCAGCAGCACTTGAGCATAATGTTTGACAATTTGCCAAATTAGGCTTGATCGGAATGGCACAGGTATGAGGTGGGTCAGTGCAAAAGCGACAGGTCATTTCAAATCTGAATTTCATGACTGAGCAAATATTGTCAGTGTTCCGCTCATTCACTCTCAATCTGATGGATCACCATCATACTGCGCAGGGAGTCATAGTTTTATCAGAGCACAGTTATTTAACTTGGTGCTCTGTCTTTCACAATCACTCACAGGTGTTGGTGGGGGTGCTCTTGATGTAAGCTGAGAACTTCGCAAAGAGGTCGGCGCCCACGTCGAAGGACTCCTTGTTCTGGGGACTGAGGTGGGGATACCTGGTTTGAATAGTGAGGGACAGAGGTTAGTCTGACTCGATTGGATCTATGCCAGTCCACGGGGCATTCTAATAGCTGTTATGCTAAGTATGCCATACCTCGGTGGGGCCAGTGTCAGCTCCAGGAAGTCCTCGATCTTGATGAAGTCGGTCTTGAGGTCCCCATTGTACAACAGGAAAGGAGGGTTGGTCCCTGGGGCCAAGTCTTTCAGCTCTGCGGGCTTCCTGAAGAATTGGGGAGTGGAGGTGGaggcagtgagagacagaggaggtcGAGCGAGGTCATTTATCGGCTACGGAACACCACATCCGCCTCTGCGTCATCGATGTTGATGAATAATTGATTTCTGATTCCCTCTGACTCAGTTCGAAAAACACAGGGCACGAGTGAGTGGCCTTTaatggtggggtgtgtgtttgcattccTTGCATTACTCACTTAGAGGCATCGCTTTTTAATCAAGCCAGCATGTTTGTCCAACAGCAACAATGCTGTTGAGGCCTCTGCCAAAAATATTACAAGAAATGACAGATTAGATTTAGTATTTTATGAACACCACATTAATTGTTTTGTGCTGGGAGTATGAGCTTTCATCTCTGCTTTTAACCTAATCGGTATCCCCAGTATCCTATGTATTTTCAGGTTCAACTCTATGCCCAATTCCAGTTTCCATTCCTGTTGCTACGGACGTGTATGCAAGACTGCTGAAAGTTTTACCCATGATTCGTTACAAAatgtggtactgtgctgtgctggagaGTGGAGTAGTGACTACATGTGGTTATGCATGATACTGTGGTTATGTGTGATGCTGTGGTTatgtgtggtgtagtgtttATGTGATTCTGTGGTTatgtgtggtgtagtgtttatgtgtgatgctgtggttatgtgtggtgtagtgtttATGTGATGCTGTGGTTatgtgtggtgtagtgtttatgtgtgatgctgtggttatgtgtggtgtagtgtttATGTGATGCTGTGGTTatgtgtggtgtagtgtttatgtgtgatgCTGTGGTTATGTGTGGTGTAGTTTTTATGTGTGATGCTGTGGTTatgtgtggtgtagtgtttATGTGTAATGCTGTGGTTatgtgtggtgtagtgtttatgtgtgatgGAGTGGTCATGTGTGATGCtgtggtgtagtgtggtgtagtggttaTGTGAGGTACAGTAATATGTGATGtagtgattatttatttagtggCTATGGTTATATAAATTGTTTGGTTATTGTCCCCTTGATAATGGTGCTTAACCAACATTGCTCACTTCTTCATGTCCACTGTGGTCACTGTGAACTTGACTCCTTTCAGCCACAAAACCATGAAGAGCCTCTGGCAGAAGGGACAGTTTCCAACGTTCTGCCCGTCGTGTCCAGCCTGAggacaaacacatgcgcacacatggtTACACCCACGCTGCCTAAAGCAAACTCACTGGCTTCTGCATGAAAGCGcaacaaatgaaacatttatacTAACTTGTGAATTCCCTGTTACCTCAACCTGTGTGCCACACTGTGCTTTCATATCAGTGCCATTATTGAACAAAGCCTCTTGAATGGCACCAAGGTATGTGCTAAATTATGCAATAGCAAGCCATTTTGTTGTTCTCTTCTTTCAAGAACACAAAGCACAACAGAACACagcaggagagaacaggacaaaacaggaaagaaaagaagaggacAGGAGGAAATGAAAGTAAAGAAACACCTGCTGGTGTGCAGCCAGTGTTtactgtttctctttctttgtttgGTGATCAATGGATATATTCTTTTGTGTACCATTCAATAAAACGCTCAATCTAGGTAGATAGGCCTTCTTTCACAGATGGCTGAAATGCTTCACAAGGTTGCGTTTTCTTCAGAAATTGTCCAACTGAGCGGTTTGGATAGAAACTTACGCAATCATTTCGGAACCTGATGCAGAATTTGCTACAACAAAATACGCCTGGACCAGAAATGTGTCTTTATTGTGAAGCGACTGCTTTGAAGCCatgctatatacagtatagggAGTACTGATGGAGTCCCAGGGTcctcagaaatggaaaaaagtatgatttccatttttgaCTTTCAGATATATTAAACCTGCTTCATAAAAGAAGTGTGGGTTACACATCTGTGGTAATATTGTGACAGAGTTTGTATTCTACTAAATATATCTGATGTTGTGTTTTACATAAGTCTCCATGTACAGTACGAGAACCATTTCATAGCAGCCCATAGTTTGTATTTGATGAGAGAGgtctcagattaaaaaaaaaaaaaaaagctctggaAATACTTGCTATATGTAACATATTGTGTGTGTTAGGAAATTGTTCATTCAAAAGAATAATGACTCTATATAGAGCTATgcaagaaaaaagacaaataacgCCCTTATTTGCACAAGACACCTCCTCACCTCTCTTGGCAGCAAAGTGCTGATGTGGTAATCTGGGTCTGTTAGGAGGAGCCGTCCTCTGAGCTCAGCGGTGGTACTATAACACCTCTGTTTTCATTACTCCTGCGTTCTATCAAAAAGATTAATTATTACATCCTCGGTTGGAAGGGGTAGAGCTGTGTTTCTGGATAACTGCGCAGGAAAAACAACTTTGGCTCTTTGATGTCGCAGGAAAGGGCGAGTAAAGAAAGGAGGCAATGAGTAACATggcccctccctttctttcctgAAGTCTCTTCTGCACTGGCTGGCAGGATTGTGTAGGGAACTGGATTTGTAACTGCGAGGCTGTAGCTTTCATTCCCAGGTcgggcactgctgttgtgagCTTGAACAAGgcatttaacctgaattgctccagTAAGCAATCAGTTTATATTGTATGCTGtctgtttaatgtttaaaatgtcatgtaaataCACAACACTTTCCATCATGGATTTGAAGTGGTGCTGATATCCAGCACTCAAAGTAGCCCATTTGGAACCGGTAAGACGATGATATTATCTCTCTGTGATCTTGTGCACCAGGGCTATTCAACCATTTCCTCATGGGcccacattaataaaaatgggGAATATGgaacaaacattttcacaaaacaatgTCTGAATAATACATATTGGGCATTTATACAGtaaatgtcttttaaatttAGACCTATGCATAGCTCTTATTCTGTGTTATGCTGACACTGTTCTTGTTTGTTCTTGATGCAGACCTGGACATAGACACAATTTTTAATGCATCTGatttatacttttttgttttttcttcccaatgATCAAAGGGCCTGAGCTTGTCTGTTTTATAACACATTTGGCCCCCCGGACTCCAGTCTAATAGCCCTGCTGTACACCAAACAATTTAATTGGCACAGGTATTGAGAcaatattaagaaaaaaatacaagaaaaaggATGTAGGTGTATAGTGGACATACTGGTGTAGGTTAGCATCTGGACTTCTCTCTGGTTCTGTAGGCTGGTGTTTGTGGGTATCACAATGTATGAAGTGGTGcaggtgtactgtgtgtgttgcagCAAGCATAATGGTGTAGTTTGGCATCTGTGAGTGATGCAGCAAGCAGAATGGTGTAGGGTGGTTTCTGTGGATTGTGCATTGTGTAGAATTGTGTCTTTTGGTTTCCATAGGAACAGCACTGAACAGAATGGTATAGGTCTGTCTTTGTGGGTGTGGCAGTGAATACACGGCACAGCTTGGTCATGGTGGGTGTGGCAGTGAGCAGATGGGTGTAGACTGGTCTGTGTGTTTACGGCAGAAAGTAAAGTCATGAAGGCCAGTGTGCTAGACAGCAACAGCATGCATTGTATTGGGGCGTATCAGTGAAGTGCAGAAAAGGGCTCCTGGTGTACTTCCTACGACACGATAAGGGATAACTCTGTTTAGGCTGTCTGTATGCAGTGATAAAGCGTACCGATTGAAATCTCTAAGGGAACACCTCCATAATCCATGCTCACCACCCCACAAAGCCCACAATTAGCAACGGCTGGCACTGATAAAATACTTATGCTTCTCATGCACAATGCTTCTGCACTGGAAACAATATGAAGACATACAATATATCCCAGTTAGAATTCCTGAGACCAATTAACAGAATTTCTCTCCTGAATCATAATGCTGACGTGTGCATACATTCTAGACGTAGGTTGATTGAGAAACTACCTAACCCTAATACCAAAAAAGCAAGAATCTCATCTTTGACAGCTTTCATGGAGCAAGATGTCAATGTCTGTAATAGATAAATACTGTCTACAGTATATTCATACATTCTTAGTAATTCCATACAATATAGATATCTATTAAGTACAGGAGACAATAAtctaaaaaatcaataaataactaCAAAAATAACTACATTTATTAATCCAAATGTAATTACTGCAAAGACAGTGCCATTATAGATATATTGAGAAACTTGTTGATGTAGGATAAGTATTGTAGCACAAACAAACTGTCAGCAAATATGTCAGCAACTTTATACTTCAAATTTGTTGAAAGAAGCACAAAGTACTGACCTTGATGAAGAGCTCAATGCTGGGTTCTTTGTCAGAGTTTTGTCTGAGTGCCATGGTGTCCTACTGTGTTGTTCCAGTCAGTCCCAGTAAATAGCAGAACCACTTATGCACCAACCGTCaggcgagagagagatttatCTTCACACAGAGGGTTCTCAGCTCTAAACCGTTAAGTGcgagagagactgagagtgaaAGTGTTCGTGCTTGGAAAATAGAATCCAAGCAGCAGTGTGTAACCTCCCTTGGCCAggctgtgagtgtttgtgtgtctcctTGCCTCAGATACACTTGTTTAAAAACCCTGAGGAGGAGGGCACAGAGGTTGGGTGTGGGACTTCTCCAATATAAACAAAGGACCAATCTTTTAGGCTGAAAATAGGTCCTGTCACTTTTTTGAAGGAAAGCTGATAATGACAGTGGCAGGCGGTATGATTCACATAATAACTCTAAAGAGTCCTCAGGATACAGAGCTCCGTGGTCACTCACACAATGGACATACTGTACAGCTTTGATTTGCTTGATTGTGACCTGACTTGGAAAGCAACACAAACTGTACAGAGTACAGCCTCGCTGTTAAAATTTTCCAGGGTCCAAACACATGGACACCTGATGCTGTTTTGGTTATGTTTGGTAGTGGCATGGATCACGTGTTTATGGGAAAGCAACAATAACAAGTGAACAAAGGAACTGaatctattttatttacagGACCATTTACTCTTTACATGCTGACAAAatcaagcaaaataataataataataataataataataataatacattattaaaagTCCAGATAAAATAAAGAACTACATGTTGTGATTTCCCTGAGATTCTTCAGTCAGGGGGTCCCCAAAAGGCTGACAGTTTTCAGAGACTGGGGTGCTATAAAGAAAAAGCATGGGACACTGGGCAGGTTTCCAGTTCTCAGATACAGCCTTGAATGGGTGTGTAACCGCAGGGCCAAGCCACATTATCCTGAACAAGGCCAGTCTTCACTTCAAACAAAGCCCAGGCTATGTGCACAGAATGGAACATTTAATTGTGCTTAATTTGAGCAGAGCACGTTGTCAGAATAGATGAATACAAGCTATCATGGGAAAACATGGTGTTGCCTCGTCTGTACACCAGAAGTGAACAAATAGTCAGCTtggcttttttgaaaataaacatttggatTGGGTTTACACATAAATATGGCCACTCTGAATCCATGAGAAACCGATTACCTTATGTTAGCGCTCTTTCACTTGTAACATTGCATAGCGGTGCATTCAGCATGAGCCCTAAAAGGTCCACTTCTTTCATTCACTGTGAAAGAACTGAAGAGAATGTTTTTCATGGTCATGTGGACATTACACTACAGAGCCATTTAAGTCTGTAAGCATCTTCCGACTAGAACAAGAAGGATAGGAACAAgtttttcctccttttcatTTGCAAGAGCAAGGACGAAAAACTTGTGAAAGCTTGAAGTGGAAACTCACTACAAATCCAAGAAATTACATGCAGAATATGTGTACACAGGGCAGGAAATTTGTTTGGAGCACAAATTATCTGCCCCCCTATCCCCCAGACCCCTTTGACCCAAAACATCCCTCACCCCTACCCCACCGTTTCAATTTACAAAGGAGGACATTAATAAAAAGCAGCAAAACACCATGTGCTGTATTCCACGGGTTAAcagacactgaaacacattATGGGACTGCCGCATGTAAAATTATGGGCTCCCATGGTTTGTGAACCAGTCAATCCACTCTAAAAGCAGAGAAGAGCAGGGGACCCCTCACAACATGGGCAGTTCCTCTAATCCCTGTTTTGGCTAAAGTATTCCACATATCATCTTTTAACTCTGACATCACATTgataaaccaaacaaaaagaTCTCTTCTATGAGAAAAAAGATACATGTTTCATTGAATTTAAGTATGTCTAAATAATTTTGAAGGCCTATCCAACCATTAAGTGGAATTCTGACATGCCCTAGAAGCACAACAAA is a window of Anguilla rostrata isolate EN2019 chromosome 9, ASM1855537v3, whole genome shotgun sequence DNA encoding:
- the LOC135262989 gene encoding chloride intracellular channel protein 2-like, with protein sequence MALRQNSDKEPSIELFIKAGHDGQNVGNCPFCQRLFMVLWLKGVKFTVTTVDMKKKPAELKDLAPGTNPPFLLYNGDLKTDFIKIEDFLELTLAPPRYPHLSPQNKESFDVGADLFAKFSAYIKSTPTNTYHEKALLREFHRLDVYLNSPLPQEIDHNSTVDTLVSKRKFLDGDRLTLADCNLLPKLHVIKIAAKKYCDFDIPVQFTGVWRYLQNAYGTEEFRHTCPADIEIEKAYLDVVGKRK